One window of Burkholderia thailandensis E264 genomic DNA carries:
- a CDS encoding NfeD family protein codes for MVSGQFFWWIGVGVFVVAELLTGTFYLLMIALGFLAGGLAHLAGVPAAWQLAAAALVALVAVIALRRSGLGRKQKRDASANPDVNIDIGATIAVKQWHDRRARAQYRGAQWDVELAAGEREDAHLYEVRAVRGTCLIVAAKPPA; via the coding sequence ATGGTATCGGGGCAGTTTTTTTGGTGGATCGGCGTCGGCGTGTTCGTCGTGGCGGAACTGCTGACGGGAACGTTCTACCTGCTGATGATCGCGCTCGGCTTTCTCGCGGGCGGCCTCGCGCATCTCGCGGGCGTGCCCGCCGCGTGGCAGCTTGCCGCCGCCGCGCTCGTCGCGCTCGTCGCCGTGATCGCGTTGAGGCGCTCGGGGCTCGGCCGCAAGCAGAAGCGCGACGCCTCCGCGAATCCCGACGTCAACATCGACATCGGCGCGACGATCGCAGTCAAGCAGTGGCACGATCGCCGCGCGCGCGCGCAGTATCGGGGCGCGCAGTGGGACGTCGAGCTTGCCGCCGGCGAGCGCGAGGACGCGCATCTGTACGAGGTGCGGGCGGTGCGCGGCACTTGCCTGATCGTCGCCGCGAAGCCGCCGGCATGA
- a CDS encoding type II toxin-antitoxin system RatA family toxin, protein MADVQKTVLIRHSAEQMFDLVTDVADYPNFLPWCGGVEIRRRDETGMEARIDINFKGIKQHFATRNTQQRPTRIDMEFADGPFRKFTGYWRFTPLRADACKIEFALHYEFSSIILEKIIGPVFTHIANTFVESFVKRADQRYGKG, encoded by the coding sequence ATGGCAGATGTCCAGAAAACCGTATTGATCCGCCATTCGGCGGAACAGATGTTCGACCTCGTCACCGACGTGGCCGATTACCCGAACTTCCTGCCCTGGTGCGGCGGCGTCGAGATTCGCCGCCGCGACGAAACCGGGATGGAGGCGCGGATCGACATCAATTTCAAGGGCATCAAGCAGCATTTCGCGACCCGCAATACGCAGCAGCGTCCAACCCGGATCGACATGGAGTTCGCGGACGGGCCGTTTCGCAAGTTCACCGGCTACTGGCGCTTCACGCCGCTGCGCGCGGATGCGTGCAAGATCGAATTCGCGCTGCACTACGAGTTCTCGAGCATCATCCTCGAGAAGATCATCGGCCCCGTGTTCACGCATATCGCGAATACGTTCGTCGAGTCGTTCGTGAAGCGCGCCGACCAGCGCTACGGCAAGGGGTGA
- a CDS encoding DMT family transporter, with protein MQRGVVYGVLAGALWGMVFLVPRLLSDFSPLLLSVGRYAMYGLVSLAAALPAARSLAARLTRDDLVALVKLALVGNVAYYMLLSSAVHLIGIAPSSLIVGVLPVTVTLAGLGDHGAVPLKRLAGPLALVVAGIACINVDLFTSDAAHATTLAQKLAGIACAAGALASWTWYAVANARHLQRHHHFDGNEWSVLWGVVTGLIGGLCWIGIAALPAGALQPALPASRWQLFWLLNLGLAIGASWLGNGLWNAASKRLPLTLSGQLIVFETVFALLYGFVFDHRLPRALEIAALVLLLAGVYGSVRRHGDKRAADDPLNANLGAH; from the coding sequence ATGCAGCGCGGTGTGGTGTACGGCGTATTGGCAGGCGCCTTGTGGGGAATGGTGTTTCTCGTGCCGCGGCTTCTGAGCGATTTCTCGCCGCTGCTGCTGAGCGTCGGCCGCTACGCGATGTACGGCCTCGTGTCGCTCGCGGCCGCGCTGCCGGCCGCCCGCTCGCTCGCCGCGCGCCTCACGCGCGACGATCTCGTCGCGCTCGTCAAGCTCGCGCTCGTCGGCAACGTCGCGTACTACATGCTGCTGTCGAGTGCCGTGCACCTGATCGGCATCGCGCCGAGCTCGCTGATCGTCGGCGTGCTGCCCGTCACCGTCACGCTCGCAGGCCTGGGCGACCACGGCGCGGTGCCGCTCAAGCGGCTCGCGGGCCCGCTCGCGCTCGTCGTCGCCGGCATCGCGTGCATCAACGTCGATCTGTTCACGTCCGACGCCGCGCATGCGACGACGCTCGCGCAGAAGCTCGCCGGCATCGCGTGCGCGGCAGGCGCGCTTGCGAGCTGGACATGGTACGCGGTCGCGAACGCCCGCCATCTCCAACGTCACCACCATTTCGACGGCAACGAATGGTCGGTGCTGTGGGGCGTCGTCACGGGCCTGATCGGCGGGCTGTGCTGGATCGGCATCGCCGCGCTGCCGGCGGGCGCGCTGCAGCCCGCGCTGCCCGCGTCGCGTTGGCAATTGTTCTGGCTGCTGAATCTCGGCCTCGCGATCGGCGCATCATGGCTCGGCAACGGGTTGTGGAACGCGGCGTCGAAGCGGCTGCCGCTCACGCTGTCGGGCCAGTTGATCGTGTTCGAAACCGTGTTCGCGCTGCTGTACGGCTTCGTCTTCGATCATCGGCTGCCGCGCGCGCTCGAGATCGCGGCGCTCGTGCTGCTGCTCGCGGGCGTCTACGGATCGGTGCGCCGGCACGGCGACAAGCGCGCGGCAGACGATCCGCTCAACGCGAACCTCGGCGCGCACTGA
- a CDS encoding Vgb family protein produces the protein MKQSTAEIIQEYGPFPGVDGVHGVTYDGRRVWFASGDKLNALDPASGATLRSIDVAAHAGTAFDGLHLYQIAEDRIRKIDPDTGRVLATIPAPGRGGDSGLAWAEGALWVGQYRDRRIHQIDPETGAILRTIESNRFVTGVTWVDGELWHGTWENDESELRRVDPHTGDVLEALGMPTGVGVSGLECDGGDRFFCGGGNSGKVRVVRRPARDAAARADTGRAADSADE, from the coding sequence ATGAAGCAATCGACCGCCGAGATCATTCAGGAATACGGTCCTTTTCCGGGCGTCGACGGCGTGCACGGCGTCACGTACGACGGCCGCCGGGTATGGTTCGCATCCGGCGACAAGCTGAACGCGCTCGACCCCGCGAGCGGGGCGACGCTGCGCTCGATCGACGTGGCCGCGCACGCGGGCACGGCGTTCGACGGCCTGCATCTGTATCAGATCGCGGAGGACCGTATCCGCAAGATCGACCCGGACACGGGCCGCGTGCTCGCGACGATCCCCGCGCCCGGCCGGGGCGGCGACTCCGGGCTCGCGTGGGCCGAGGGCGCGCTGTGGGTCGGCCAGTATCGCGACCGCCGGATTCATCAGATCGATCCCGAAACGGGCGCGATACTCCGGACGATCGAATCGAACCGCTTCGTCACCGGCGTCACGTGGGTCGACGGCGAACTCTGGCACGGCACCTGGGAAAACGACGAGAGCGAGCTGCGCCGCGTCGATCCGCACACGGGCGACGTGCTGGAAGCGCTCGGGATGCCGACGGGCGTCGGCGTGTCGGGACTCGAATGCGACGGCGGCGACCGGTTCTTCTGCGGCGGAGGAAACAGCGGAAAAGTGCGGGTCGTCCGCCGCCCCGCGCGTGACGCCGCGGCGCGCGCCGACACCGGACGCGCCGCCGATTCGGCCGACGAATAG
- a CDS encoding RnfH family protein — translation MPKVQVCYALPERQTLVAVDVPAGATVRDAIEASGLLALHPDVDLATLKTGIFGKLAPLDAPVADGDRVELYRPLIVDPKAARQRRVDKTRREGSIEGRKWLPKDSR, via the coding sequence ATGCCGAAGGTTCAGGTCTGCTATGCGCTGCCCGAGCGGCAGACGCTCGTCGCCGTCGACGTGCCGGCCGGCGCGACCGTGCGCGACGCGATCGAAGCGAGCGGCTTGCTCGCGCTTCATCCCGATGTGGATCTCGCGACGCTGAAGACGGGCATTTTCGGCAAGCTCGCGCCGCTCGACGCGCCTGTCGCGGACGGCGATCGCGTCGAGCTCTACCGGCCGCTCATCGTCGATCCGAAGGCCGCACGGCAGCGCCGCGTCGACAAGACCCGCCGCGAGGGCTCGATCGAGGGCCGCAAGTGGCTGCCGAAGGATTCGCGCTGA
- the smpB gene encoding SsrA-binding protein SmpB, whose amino-acid sequence MSIIDNRKAFFDYHIEERYEAGLVLEGWEVKALRAGRGQIKEGYVVVKNAEIFLIGTHISPLPEASTHIKPDPVRTRKLLLHRDEIKKLIGKVEQRGYTLVPLNFHYKGGRVKCEIGLAKGKKLHDKRETEKKRDWEREKARIMRSAT is encoded by the coding sequence ATGAGCATCATCGACAATAGAAAAGCATTCTTCGATTACCACATCGAAGAACGCTATGAAGCGGGGCTCGTGCTCGAGGGGTGGGAGGTCAAGGCGCTGCGCGCCGGGCGCGGCCAGATCAAGGAAGGCTACGTCGTCGTGAAGAACGCGGAGATCTTCCTGATCGGCACGCACATCAGTCCGCTGCCCGAGGCCTCGACGCACATCAAGCCCGATCCCGTGCGCACCCGCAAGCTGCTGCTGCATCGCGACGAGATCAAGAAACTGATCGGCAAGGTCGAGCAGCGCGGATATACGCTCGTGCCGCTGAACTTCCACTACAAGGGCGGCCGCGTGAAATGCGAGATCGGCCTCGCGAAAGGCAAGAAACTGCACGACAAGCGCGAAACCGAAAAGAAGCGCGATTGGGAGCGCGAGAAGGCGCGAATCATGCGCTCAGCCACCTGA
- a CDS encoding SPFH domain-containing protein, whose protein sequence is MDSLIVWAVLLVIAFVIVSQTVKIVPQQHAWVLERFGRYHATLSPGLNIVLPFVDRIAYRHVLKEIPLDVPSQICITRDNTQLQVDGVLYFQVTDPMKASYGSSNFVLAITQLAQTTLRSVIGKLELDKTFEERDFINHSIVSALDEAASNWGVKVLRYEIKDLTPPKEILHAMQAQITAEREKRALIAASEGRKQEQINLASGAREAAIQKSEGEKQAAINQAQGEAAAILAVAEANSQAIQKIALAIQSQGGMDAVNLKVAEQYVGAFGNLAKTGNTLIVPSNLSDLSTAIASALTIVNRSAPGAAGPGVSKG, encoded by the coding sequence ATGGATTCGTTGATCGTCTGGGCGGTGCTGCTCGTCATCGCTTTCGTGATCGTGTCGCAGACGGTGAAGATCGTGCCGCAGCAACACGCATGGGTGCTCGAGCGCTTCGGCCGCTATCACGCGACGCTGTCGCCCGGCCTGAACATCGTGCTGCCGTTCGTCGACCGGATCGCATACCGGCACGTGCTGAAGGAGATTCCGCTCGACGTGCCGAGCCAGATCTGCATCACGCGCGACAACACTCAGTTGCAGGTCGACGGCGTGCTTTACTTTCAAGTCACCGATCCGATGAAGGCGTCGTACGGGTCGAGCAACTTCGTGCTCGCGATCACGCAGCTCGCGCAGACCACGCTGCGCTCCGTGATCGGCAAGCTCGAGCTCGACAAGACGTTCGAGGAGCGCGATTTCATCAATCACAGCATCGTGTCGGCGCTCGACGAGGCGGCCTCGAACTGGGGCGTGAAGGTGCTGCGCTACGAGATCAAGGATCTGACGCCGCCCAAGGAGATCCTGCACGCGATGCAGGCGCAGATCACCGCGGAGCGCGAGAAGCGCGCGCTGATCGCCGCGTCGGAAGGGCGCAAGCAGGAGCAGATCAATCTCGCGTCGGGCGCGCGCGAGGCGGCGATCCAGAAGTCCGAGGGCGAGAAGCAGGCGGCGATCAACCAGGCGCAGGGCGAGGCGGCCGCGATTCTCGCGGTGGCCGAGGCGAACTCGCAGGCGATTCAGAAGATCGCGCTGGCGATCCAGTCGCAGGGCGGGATGGACGCGGTGAACCTGAAGGTGGCCGAGCAGTATGTCGGCGCGTTCGGCAACCTCGCGAAGACGGGCAATACGCTGATCGTGCCGTCGAACCTGTCGGATCTGAGCACGGCGATCGCGTCGGCGCTGACGATCGTGAACCGCAGCGCGCCGGGCGCGGCAGGCCCGGGCGTGAGCAAGGGCTGA